The following coding sequences are from one Streptomyces dengpaensis window:
- a CDS encoding IS630 family transposase (programmed frameshift): MNGLSYRPNKRPRGGSEKTKRRAAREGIRLDAGQRFARGAKTSDIARELRVSERSVEQWRRNWREGGMEGLKSKGPAKLPKLSDERFALLEKELAKGPATHGWEDQRWTLERVRTLIGRQFQISCSIAGVWRLLHRHGWSWQSPARRALERDERAVELWKKDVAAGGTTAAALDAWIVFEDEAGFAMTPPRARTWGRPGQTPIVTVRGRSRRRISVAAMCCYRPGERSRLIYRPRFHSLLKGARKSFAWQDYRDLLVRAHLQLGAPIVVVWDNLNTHRTAGLRAYAAGHDWLTVIQLPSYSPDLNPVEGVWSLLRRGPMANIAFADPDHLTRTLRRGLAHIQRHPELIDGCLTETGLTPTPDHPKLIRQGQ; the protein is encoded by the exons ATGAACGGCCTCAGCTACCGGCCCAACAAACGGCCCCGAGGAGGCTCCGAGAAGACAAAGCGGCGGGCTGCGCGTGAAGGGATCCGGCTGGACGCCGGGCAGAGGTTCGCACGAGGTGCCAAGACTTCGGACATCGCCAGAGAACTGCGGGTGAGCGAGCGTTCGGTGGAGCAATGGCGCCGCAACTGGCGTGAGGGCGGTATGGAGGGTCTGAAGTCGAAGGGACCCGCGAAACTGCCGAAGCTGTCGGACGAACGGTTCGCCCTGCTGGAAAAGGAGCTCGCCAAAGGTCCGGCCACGCATGGCTGGGAAGACCAGCGGTGGACACTGGAACGCGTCAGAACACTGATCGGCCGCCAGTTTCAGATCAGCTGCTCTATCGCGGGAGTGTGGCGACTCCTGCACCGCCACGGCTGGTCCTGGCAGAGCCCGGCCCGACGCGCGCTGGAACGTGACGAACGCGCGGTCGAGCTCTGGAAGAAGGAC GTGGCCGCAGGTGGAACGACCGCGGCGGCGCTCGATGCCTGGATCGTCTTCGAGGACGAGGCCGGGTTCGCGATGACGCCGCCACGAGCCCGCACGTGGGGCCGGCCGGGACAGACTCCCATAGTCACAGTGCGGGGCCGGTCCCGACGACGGATCTCGGTAGCCGCGATGTGCTGCTACCGGCCCGGCGAGAGGTCCCGACTGATCTACCGGCCCCGCTTCCACTCGCTCCTCAAAGGAGCACGCAAGAGCTTCGCCTGGCAGGACTACCGCGACCTCTTGGTCCGCGCGCACCTGCAACTCGGCGCCCCGATCGTCGTCGTCTGGGACAATCTGAACACCCATCGCACCGCCGGACTGCGCGCGTACGCCGCCGGCCACGACTGGCTCACGGTCATCCAACTTCCTTCCTACAGTCCGGACTTGAATCCGGTGGAAGGCGTCTGGTCCCTGTTACGGCGAGGGCCGATGGCCAACATTGCATTCGCCGATCCCGACCACCTCACCCGCACCCTCCGCCGAGGCCTCGCCCACATCCAACGCCATCCCGAACTCATCGACGGCTGCCTCACCGAGACCGGACTGACCCCCACCCCAGACCACCCGAAGCTAATCCGACAAGGTCAGTAA
- a CDS encoding aldehyde dehydrogenase family protein: protein MTGGQATHDAIVWGVGQAGADARAAGAPQLTKPITSELGGVGPVIVVPGTWSKADLRFQAEHVATQRLHNSGFNCVAAQVVVVSSDWPQKGEFVEALRTALAQAPARPGWYPGCETRVSGARALHPAAEAVGGTPERTLLPGLDATDTAESAFTTEYFGPVLGLVELPGAGADFLDAAVTFANERLYGTLGANIVVHPSTAARLGPHLDQAVADLRYGTVGINAWTGVGYLTPRATWGAFPGHTLQDVQSGIGVVHNALLLDRTERTVVRGPFRPAPRSLLNGELALSPKPAWFVTNRTAATTGRLLTAFSARPRWTALPAIFASALRG from the coding sequence ATGACCGGCGGCCAGGCGACGCACGATGCCATCGTGTGGGGTGTGGGGCAGGCCGGAGCCGACGCCCGTGCAGCCGGGGCCCCGCAGCTGACCAAGCCCATCACCAGCGAACTCGGCGGCGTCGGCCCGGTGATCGTCGTGCCGGGCACCTGGTCCAAGGCCGACCTGCGCTTCCAGGCCGAGCACGTCGCCACACAACGGCTGCACAACAGCGGGTTCAACTGCGTCGCCGCCCAGGTGGTGGTCGTCAGCTCCGACTGGCCGCAGAAGGGTGAGTTCGTCGAGGCTCTGCGGACGGCACTGGCGCAGGCCCCCGCACGGCCGGGGTGGTACCCGGGCTGTGAGACCCGGGTCTCCGGTGCGCGGGCACTGCACCCCGCAGCCGAGGCCGTCGGCGGGACGCCCGAGCGCACTCTGCTGCCGGGCCTGGACGCGACCGACACCGCGGAGAGCGCCTTCACCACCGAGTACTTCGGACCGGTGCTCGGCCTCGTCGAGCTGCCCGGTGCCGGAGCCGACTTCCTCGACGCGGCAGTCACCTTCGCCAACGAGCGTCTGTACGGCACGCTGGGCGCCAACATCGTCGTTCACCCCTCGACAGCGGCCCGGCTGGGACCGCACCTGGACCAGGCCGTCGCCGACCTTCGCTACGGCACGGTCGGCATCAACGCATGGACCGGGGTCGGCTACCTCACCCCCCGCGCGACCTGGGGCGCCTTTCCCGGACACACGCTCCAGGACGTGCAGAGCGGCATCGGCGTGGTCCACAACGCGCTGTTGCTCGACCGAACCGAACGCACCGTGGTCCGCGGGCCCTTCCGTCCGGCCCCGCGTTCCCTCCTCAACGGCGAGTTGGCCCTCTCACCCAAGCCCGCGTGGTTCGTGACGAACCGGACTGCTGCGACGACCGGCAGGCTCCTGACCGCGTTCTCGGCGCGCCCGCGCTGGACTGCCCTGCCGGCCATCTTCGCCTCGGCCCTGCGAGGCTGA
- a CDS encoding amidohydrolase yields the protein MTAAGPDLILHNAAVYTVDPDRPWASAVAVADGRVVSVGSDDEVLPLAKERTVVRDLGGRMMMPGIVDGHSHLMLGGAADYWEVAIDPSDSLEKILDIVRAEAERLEPGTWIIGGIVGSLVMGEIKDASYLARLDEVSPEHPVLLRDDTQHNRWVNSRTLDLMGVTADTPDPEGGFYVRDAEGQLTGVLWELACRHAEEVAQAHMPDLAERKAKSAERAIEILNSFGITATQEAATFRTALAAFRDLDESGALNAWVVASLPARDFVVDVGEVGDELFNVAEEYRTAHLRPDFIKGVVDGIPMSYTAAFLEPYTGDHHHHDLHYAGTTYFTMPELVRLLDNAHRRGLGVKLHALGDGSVRLILDAVEVVRDLRGPGLRAQIAHVAFVHPDDLPRFAELGVVADLSPAVWWPNPITEAVRAVLDDERMDRIWPFRDLDETGALLVAGSDWPCANPTPSPWLGIEAMVTRADPTGSFPGELNREQGLDLETVLRIYTHNAAVSMGLGDEAGRIAVGRSADLIVLDQNLFEIAPERIHRTQVDETYFAGRQVYSRG from the coding sequence ATGACCGCAGCCGGGCCAGACCTGATCCTCCACAACGCCGCCGTCTACACGGTTGATCCGGATCGTCCTTGGGCGAGCGCGGTGGCGGTCGCCGACGGCCGCGTCGTTTCGGTCGGGAGTGACGACGAGGTGCTTCCGCTGGCGAAGGAGCGAACGGTCGTCCGTGACCTCGGTGGTCGCATGATGATGCCTGGCATCGTCGACGGACACTCGCACCTCATGCTCGGCGGCGCTGCCGACTACTGGGAGGTCGCCATCGACCCCTCGGACTCCCTCGAGAAGATCCTCGACATCGTGCGCGCCGAGGCGGAGCGCCTCGAGCCCGGCACGTGGATCATCGGCGGCATCGTCGGCAGCCTGGTGATGGGCGAGATCAAGGACGCTTCGTACCTGGCCAGACTCGACGAGGTCAGCCCGGAGCACCCGGTCCTGTTGCGCGACGACACACAGCACAACCGATGGGTGAACTCGCGGACTCTTGACCTGATGGGCGTGACGGCGGACACGCCGGATCCCGAAGGCGGCTTCTACGTTCGCGACGCCGAGGGGCAGTTGACGGGAGTCCTGTGGGAGCTGGCATGTCGCCATGCCGAGGAGGTTGCCCAGGCCCACATGCCCGATCTGGCGGAGCGGAAGGCGAAGTCGGCGGAGCGGGCGATCGAGATTCTGAACTCGTTCGGCATCACCGCGACCCAGGAGGCTGCGACGTTCCGTACGGCGTTGGCGGCCTTCCGTGACCTCGACGAGAGCGGGGCGCTAAACGCGTGGGTGGTGGCCTCGTTGCCGGCGCGCGACTTCGTCGTCGACGTCGGCGAGGTCGGGGACGAGCTGTTCAACGTGGCCGAGGAGTACCGCACCGCGCATCTGCGGCCCGACTTCATCAAGGGCGTGGTCGACGGCATTCCCATGTCGTACACGGCGGCGTTCCTCGAGCCGTACACCGGAGACCACCATCACCACGACTTGCACTACGCGGGGACGACCTACTTCACGATGCCGGAACTGGTGCGCCTGCTCGACAATGCGCATCGGCGTGGTCTTGGCGTCAAGCTGCACGCCCTCGGGGACGGATCCGTACGCCTGATCCTCGACGCGGTCGAGGTCGTCCGGGACCTGCGGGGTCCGGGCCTTCGCGCCCAGATCGCGCACGTCGCGTTTGTGCACCCCGACGACCTGCCCCGTTTCGCCGAGCTCGGCGTCGTGGCAGACCTGTCACCCGCGGTGTGGTGGCCGAACCCCATCACGGAGGCGGTCCGTGCCGTGCTCGACGACGAGCGGATGGACCGCATATGGCCGTTCCGCGACCTGGACGAGACGGGAGCGCTGCTGGTCGCCGGGTCGGACTGGCCCTGCGCGAATCCCACCCCGTCGCCGTGGCTCGGCATCGAGGCGATGGTGACGCGCGCCGACCCGACCGGTTCCTTCCCAGGAGAGCTGAATCGAGAGCAGGGGCTGGACCTCGAGACGGTGTTGAGGATCTACACCCACAACGCGGCGGTCTCGATGGGCCTCGGCGACGAAGCGGGCCGGATTGCCGTCGGGCGCTCGGCCGACCTCATCGTCCTGGACCAGAACCTGTTCGAGATCGCCCCCGAACGGATCCACCGAACGCAGGTCGACGAGACGTACTTCGCCGGCCGCCAGGTCTACAGTCGCGGCTGA